A segment of the Coffea arabica cultivar ET-39 chromosome 8c, Coffea Arabica ET-39 HiFi, whole genome shotgun sequence genome:
CTCTCCTTGTATCAATTTTATTTGGTTGTGACTTTTAATAAAAGCGAGGTCTCTTAGGTTATACGATACCCAAAGGATGGAGAGTTTTACCATGGATCAGGAACGTTCATTTTGATCCTCAAAACTACAAGAGCCCAAAAGATTTCAACCCCTCAAGATGGGAGGTACGTGaaagctttaatttggtatttGTTTTGACAAATTGTATCTgtagaataaatttttttgttggCTAAAGActagaagaaggaaaaatataaagaatccTCAATTTTGtctgtttgaaaaaaaatctcaGGATCCCGCAATCAAAATAGGGACTCTGGTTCCCTTTGGAGCTGGTAGTCGGTTGTGCCCCGGTGCAGATTTGGCCAAGCTTGAAATTTCTGTCTTTTTACACTATTTCCTTCTAAACTACAGGTAAAAATTCGAGATTTGCATTACTTTTTCTCCCTGTTTGAGAAgtccttttcttttgcattgtagtttttatatatcaaaattatttttggcaGGCTTGAACGCATTAATCCAGGAAGCAGGGTGCAATACCTACCAATTACTAGGCCGGCTGACAAGTGCCTGGctagaatcaagaagttgacaAAGTCATATGCATGAATTAGTAGTACGCTACAAAGATGTTGACCAGCTACCGGCTTGTTATAGTGATATATAAATATCTGTATCTAGATATATATAAATTGAAAATATGCTTCTTTTCATCTTTGGTGATTGTATATTCAAAGCATCCACATTGGTCTGTAAATGGTTCTGTGTATGCTGTCAAAATTTAAGACCCGTGTGGTGTGTATTTATCAGGTAAAATAATAACAGCAAAAGagagtctttttttttcattttttttaaatttgaatgaaaGGATTCGAATTTAGAACCTCTCACTTACATTCTTTCGAATTCAGAACCTTTTActtacattttcattttttttcatttttttttcatatgcaAGTTAAAATATTACTACAAAATTAATAGCGAGATGTTCTTGGCACTCCTTAAAAAGTCTCTAACACTCAATCTTCCGTTTATGCTTTTAAAAGGAGAATGAAGTGTTAGAAACTTTTTAAGAAGTGCTAGTATCATTTTATCTCTGCCAAAAGTAACTTTGTgatttgagtaaattttgtgcTAATATCATTTTATCTCAAATCAAAAGTAATTGTTGTGAGTCTCAAATTTTAtctaaatcacaaaaataccaAATAAGAGCTTTTAccaaaagtacttttaacaccAAAAACTTAATTCCTAGTTTTATAGAATGATATTCATCAAACGctttaaaaatacttttaacatataaaaattcttttttatcaAAAGTACCGCAATTTCAAACGAGCCCTTAGTATTTTTCAATCAGTCAGCGACTAGAATGGGCCACCAAAGAACTAGTTGGCTAGAAATCttgatcttcaatttcttccatTTCATTATAAGGCCAGGCTTCGAAGCCATCCAAAAGTTGCATGACTTCCTAAGATGTCAACCACATCTAGATCAGTCTTTCTTGCAGACCATTTGTAAATTATTTTACACATGCGGTCACtttaatttcaatttctttttttttacacaTGTAGAATTTATCTAAACCTACTtatttaagaaaatattttattgcttaaagGGATGCATTTGTAAATTATTTTACACTTATACATACGGTGCATGTCACGTcactttaaaatttaaatttaaatttctttttttacacATGTAGAATTTATCTTATACTCTAACTTATCCCCACATATATAATGAATAATGCACTACAAAAGATAGAtattgcaacaaaaaaaaaaaacaaatttgtaAATTGCAGCAACAAAGACAAAGAAATGGTCTTGATTACATGGGGAGAATGCATGCATTATGTGGAAAGGGAAGAAATTAAGAAGCCATAAAAGCAACTTCAAGTAGTTATCTTTGCGTCGAGATGATGGTTCGTTCACATGAAGTTCTCAGAATGGTATTGATTTCAACCAGTTAGTCCAGGGAAGGTAAATATGTAGCAATACAAGTTTCAATGGCCTCCTTCTTCTTCACAGAACTTTGTATATTCTTTTGAACCCATTAAGGATTCCAGTTCTGATGGGTTGCTGGGCTTTACCTTAATCATCCATCCATCTTCATATGGACTTGAGTTGATCTTCATACATAGCCAAAATTCAATACAAAAACGAATCATTTTCTTTCTAAATAAGCTCAAgggaatgatgcaaatgaataaataacCTGGTGATGGAGTAGGGATGGAAGTGTGAGGATTACTTACCAAACCAGGGGTCTCGCTGAGCTTGGAGTTAACCTCAACAACCTCACCAGAGATTGGAGAATTAACATCGCTGGTGGCTTTTACACTTTCAACATTTCCAAAACTTTTGCCTTGGCTAACAA
Coding sequences within it:
- the LOC113705685 gene encoding glycine cleavage system H protein, mitochondrial-like encodes the protein MAMRMWASSTANALKLSTAIRPHFSPAFSLSRCFSTVLEGFKYANSHEWVKHEGPVAAVGITDHAQDHLGEVVFVELPDAGSVVSQGKSFGNVESVKATSDVNSPISGEVVEVNSKLSETPGLINSSPYEDGWMIKVKPSNPSELESLMGSKEYTKFCEEEGGH